A single region of the Pararhodospirillum photometricum DSM 122 genome encodes:
- a CDS encoding TonB-dependent hemoglobin/transferrin/lactoferrin family receptor: MAKGRRTRRGTHDHGRGVLAGGVAGMMVGSVLATTAWAEDPAPSPEGTSATGAVAAPAGEEAGQTVRLAPVSVTATRNPIDPFLYPGMVTVVERESLQTLQSSTPADALKLVPGVAFTGGPRRSGEVPSLRGFTGADVVILVDGMRQNFGSGHDGRFFLDPAALSRVEVLRGSASSLYGSGGTGGVIDFRTPQVDDFLEPDQRFGFTVAGGVQSANKEWLGSLTTYARPMDGVDLLGQVSRRTSGSIRLGGGETLEDSDDSIVSALVKGGVELAPHHRLETSFSRFTNDAREPNNGQGVGGNDIVDKSIHNDNFRVAYLYNDPNNPWVNLDATAYYTTFSADELRLDSNGAGPVGELLTRDVNTLGMRLENRSRVGLGELGGVTFTYGVESYRDSQEGEASASSDRGGVPNADATFVGGFTQAEINLDSPLGLPGHLLLIPGARFDYYSLSSDLVDENTTESRVSPRFGVTYQPREWLMMFANYAEAFRAPTFNEMYLSGVHFQMPIGRGIVNRFVANPDLKPQTTRTVEVGGGLSFHDVITPRDEARVKVSHYRTWGEDFIDLAVNQPTPFADCSPFVRGACDGTTSSVNIPSARLWGTEVEAHYEMHRVRFGLGFSTIDGENTKTGEKLGILTPDTVTLDTALKLPEIDSVVGWRATLAGAFTKVNDPDEKRDAYQVHDLYYTYQPSEGPWQGARLDLGFDNVFDQEYSRVYTDATEVGRSFKMMLSYTQAW; encoded by the coding sequence ATGGCCAAGGGCAGGAGGACCCGGCGCGGCACGCACGACCATGGTCGGGGTGTGCTCGCGGGGGGTGTTGCGGGGATGATGGTGGGGAGCGTGTTGGCCACCACGGCGTGGGCAGAGGATCCCGCCCCGTCCCCGGAGGGGACGAGCGCGACGGGGGCGGTGGCCGCCCCAGCCGGGGAGGAGGCGGGCCAGACCGTGCGGCTGGCTCCGGTTTCGGTGACGGCGACGCGCAATCCCATCGACCCCTTCCTGTATCCAGGCATGGTCACGGTGGTGGAGCGTGAAAGCCTGCAAACCCTGCAAAGTTCCACGCCGGCCGATGCCTTGAAGCTGGTGCCGGGGGTGGCCTTTACCGGGGGCCCGCGTCGCTCGGGCGAGGTGCCGTCGTTGCGCGGCTTCACCGGGGCGGACGTGGTGATCTTGGTCGATGGCATGCGCCAGAACTTTGGTTCGGGCCATGACGGACGGTTTTTCCTGGACCCCGCCGCGTTGAGCCGGGTCGAGGTGCTGCGCGGGTCCGCGTCGTCGTTGTATGGCAGTGGCGGCACCGGGGGTGTCATCGACTTCCGCACCCCTCAGGTAGACGATTTTCTGGAGCCCGACCAGCGCTTTGGGTTTACCGTGGCCGGCGGGGTGCAAAGCGCCAACAAGGAATGGCTGGGCTCCCTGACCACCTATGCCCGGCCGATGGACGGCGTTGATCTGCTGGGGCAGGTCAGTCGGCGCACCTCGGGCTCGATCCGCCTGGGCGGCGGCGAGACCTTGGAGGACAGCGACGATTCCATTGTCTCGGCCCTGGTCAAGGGCGGGGTCGAACTGGCCCCCCATCATCGGCTGGAAACCTCGTTCAGCCGGTTCACCAACGATGCCCGCGAGCCCAACAACGGCCAGGGGGTGGGCGGCAATGATATCGTTGACAAGAGTATTCATAACGACAACTTCCGCGTGGCCTACCTCTATAACGACCCGAACAACCCGTGGGTCAATCTGGACGCCACGGCCTATTACACCACCTTTTCCGCCGATGAACTGCGCCTGGACAGCAACGGGGCCGGGCCGGTGGGCGAATTGCTGACACGCGATGTCAACACCTTGGGTATGCGCCTGGAAAACCGCTCGCGCGTGGGGCTGGGCGAGTTGGGGGGCGTGACCTTTACCTATGGCGTCGAGAGTTACCGCGACAGCCAGGAGGGCGAGGCCAGTGCCAGCAGCGACCGGGGCGGCGTGCCCAACGCCGATGCCACCTTCGTCGGCGGGTTCACCCAAGCCGAGATCAACCTGGACAGTCCGCTCGGCCTGCCCGGCCACCTGCTGCTGATTCCCGGCGCCCGCTTTGACTATTACAGCCTCTCCAGCGATCTCGTGGACGAGAACACCACGGAAAGCCGGGTGTCCCCACGGTTTGGCGTCACCTACCAGCCGCGCGAGTGGCTGATGATGTTTGCCAACTATGCCGAGGCCTTCCGCGCGCCGACCTTTAACGAAATGTACCTCTCGGGGGTCCACTTCCAGATGCCGATTGGTCGGGGCATCGTCAACCGCTTCGTGGCCAACCCCGACCTCAAGCCGCAGACCACCCGCACCGTCGAGGTCGGCGGCGGCCTGTCGTTCCACGACGTGATCACGCCGCGTGACGAGGCCCGCGTCAAGGTGTCGCACTATCGCACCTGGGGGGAGGACTTCATTGATCTGGCCGTCAATCAGCCCACCCCATTTGCCGACTGCTCGCCGTTTGTGCGAGGCGCGTGTGACGGCACCACGTCGTCGGTCAATATTCCGAGCGCTCGCCTGTGGGGCACCGAGGTGGAAGCTCACTACGAGATGCACCGCGTGCGCTTTGGGCTGGGCTTCTCGACCATCGACGGCGAGAACACCAAGACCGGCGAAAAGCTGGGCATCCTGACCCCAGACACCGTCACCCTCGATACCGCCTTGAAACTCCCCGAAATCGACTCGGTGGTGGGCTGGCGCGCCACCCTGGCCGGCGCGTTCACCAAGGTCAATGACCCCGATGAAAAGCGCGACGCCTATCAGGTGCATGACCTGTACTACACCTATCAGCCGTCGGAAGGTCCCTGGCAGGGCGCGCGGCTCGACTTGGGCTTCGATAACGTCTTCGACCAGGAATATTCCCGCGTTTACACCGATGCCACCGAGGTGGGCCGCAGCTTCAAGATGATGCTGTCCTACACGCAGGCGTGGTGA
- a CDS encoding heme/hemin ABC transporter substrate-binding protein: protein MRFPPRLRPALLRVAVLLLVLSMLTVDPLHASAPRRAIVVGGALTEIVYALGAQDSVVAVDATSTYPPAADALPDVGYMRRLAAEPLLSLAPDLILAIEGAGPPAVLDQVRAAGVRVLDVPDQPSVAGVHDKVRRVAQALGRSDEGEALIQSLDARLAALRPVEGAAPRVLFLMSVGEGAPLAAGRDTPAEAVIRLAGGVNALDGFTGFKPLSPEAAAAARPDVVLVPTRTLAGLGGAEAILARPELAGSPAAQAKRLVAMDTMLLLGFGPRLPEAVAELAAGLHAKGP from the coding sequence ATGCGGTTTCCCCCTCGGTTGCGTCCCGCCTTGCTTCGGGTGGCGGTGCTGTTGCTTGTGCTGTCGATGTTGACGGTTGATCCGCTGCATGCCTCGGCGCCCCGCCGTGCGATCGTCGTTGGCGGCGCGCTGACCGAAATCGTCTATGCCCTGGGGGCCCAGGACAGCGTGGTGGCGGTGGATGCCACCAGCACCTATCCCCCGGCCGCCGATGCCTTGCCCGATGTCGGCTACATGCGCCGGCTGGCGGCCGAGCCGCTGCTGTCGCTGGCGCCTGACCTGATCTTGGCCATCGAGGGGGCCGGGCCGCCCGCCGTGCTCGACCAGGTGCGCGCGGCCGGGGTGCGGGTGCTGGACGTGCCCGACCAGCCCAGTGTGGCCGGGGTGCACGACAAGGTCCGCCGTGTCGCCCAGGCTTTGGGTCGTTCGGACGAGGGCGAGGCTCTGATCCAGAGTCTCGACGCCCGTCTGGCCGCCCTTCGCCCGGTCGAGGGGGCCGCGCCGCGCGTCTTGTTCTTGATGTCGGTGGGGGAGGGGGCACCCTTGGCGGCCGGGCGCGACACCCCGGCCGAGGCGGTGATCCGCTTGGCCGGTGGGGTGAACGCTCTCGATGGCTTCACCGGCTTCAAGCCCCTGTCGCCCGAGGCGGCCGCCGCCGCCCGCCCCGATGTGGTGCTGGTGCCAACCCGCACCCTGGCCGGTTTGGGCGGGGCCGAGGCGATTTTGGCGCGGCCCGAGCTGGCCGGCAGTCCGGCCGCCCAGGCCAAGCGCTTGGTGGCCATGGACACCATGCTGCTGCTCGGCTTTGGCCCCCGTCTGCCCGAGGCGGTGGCCGAGCTGGCGGCCGGCCTGCATGCGAAGGGACCGTGA
- a CDS encoding FecCD family ABC transporter permease, which translates to MTSARSSVMEHDLPEDPALARVLDRQARRTRWVLLALVLALVVVFVLSVGLGALALSPGTVLGLLGQGVGLPVATPASPVEATVFWALRLPRACLAVLVGGSLALSGALLQGLFRNPLADPGLIGVSTGAALAAALVIGLGSALPVGLVAALGIGQAVTLPLAAFAGGLGITALVHRLATRDGITDVPTLLLAGIALNAVAGAVIGLMVYVSDDQALRDLNFWMLGSLGGVTWDRLALVAPILGGTALLALPLASALNALLLGETEAVHLGLDVEQAKRRIIVLGALGVGASVAVTGVIGFVGLVVPHLARLLLGPDHRGVLPASVLLGAVLLLLADLLARTVVLPAELPIGILTSLRGGAVLSRLVATSPGPLMTRRALGEPPHAAS; encoded by the coding sequence ATGACGTCCGCCCGCTCGTCCGTGATGGAACACGATTTGCCCGAGGACCCGGCCCTAGCCCGCGTCCTCGACCGTCAGGCCCGGCGCACCCGCTGGGTGCTGCTGGCGTTGGTCCTGGCTTTGGTCGTGGTGTTCGTGCTGTCGGTCGGCCTGGGGGCGCTGGCCCTGTCGCCGGGGACTGTTCTCGGGCTGCTCGGGCAGGGCGTCGGGCTCCCGGTGGCGACGCCCGCATCCCCGGTTGAGGCCACGGTGTTCTGGGCGCTGCGGCTGCCCCGCGCCTGTCTCGCGGTCCTGGTCGGGGGCTCGTTGGCCCTGTCGGGCGCCTTGTTGCAGGGCTTGTTTCGCAACCCGCTTGCCGATCCCGGCCTGATCGGCGTTTCCACCGGGGCCGCCTTGGCGGCGGCGCTGGTCATTGGCCTGGGCTCGGCCCTGCCGGTCGGCCTCGTGGCGGCGCTCGGGATCGGCCAAGCCGTCACCTTGCCCCTGGCCGCCTTTGCCGGGGGCCTGGGGATCACCGCCTTGGTGCACCGGCTGGCGACGCGCGACGGCATCACCGACGTGCCGACCTTGCTGCTGGCCGGCATCGCCCTCAATGCCGTGGCCGGCGCGGTGATTGGCCTGATGGTTTATGTCAGCGACGATCAGGCCTTGCGCGATCTCAATTTCTGGATGCTGGGCAGCCTGGGCGGCGTGACCTGGGACCGCTTGGCCCTGGTGGCGCCGATCTTGGGGGGCACTGCGCTGTTGGCCTTGCCCCTGGCGTCGGCGCTCAACGCGCTTTTGCTGGGCGAGACCGAGGCGGTCCACCTGGGCCTTGATGTCGAGCAGGCCAAGCGCCGGATCATTGTTTTGGGGGCGTTGGGGGTGGGGGCGTCGGTCGCCGTCACCGGGGTGATCGGCTTTGTCGGGCTGGTGGTGCCTCACCTGGCCCGGCTGCTGCTGGGCCCCGACCATCGGGGGGTGCTGCCGGCCTCGGTGCTGCTGGGGGCCGTGCTGTTGCTGCTGGCCGACCTGTTGGCCCGCACCGTGGTTTTACCGGCCGAACTGCCCATCGGCATCCTGACCAGCCTGCGTGGGGGGGCCGTTCTTTCTCGGCTTGTTGCGACATCACCGGGGCCGCTTATGACCCGGCGCGCCCTTGGAGAGCCCCCCCATGCTGCAAGCTGA
- a CDS encoding heme ABC transporter ATP-binding protein: MLQAENLSLARAGRPVVDGLSLEISPGRVCALLGPNGAGKSTLVHLLSGALRPGGGEVRLQGRALAAWPRADLARRRAVLPQRSQMAFAFRALDVVLLGRLPHAGLSSAGQDLRVARAALAAVDALALAERPFTALSGGEQQRVSLARVLAQVWPEPGAACGRFLLLDEPTSALDLAHQHTVMTLAGLGGGXGMGVLAVLHDPNLAALYADRIVVLAQGRVVADGPPDEVLTAALFERVFGLKVVIGRHPTRDRPQVMAG; the protein is encoded by the coding sequence ATGCTGCAAGCTGAAAACCTCTCGCTGGCGCGTGCCGGGCGTCCCGTGGTGGACGGGCTGTCATTGGAGATCAGCCCGGGCCGGGTGTGCGCCCTGCTCGGTCCCAACGGTGCGGGGAAATCGACCCTGGTGCATCTGCTGTCCGGCGCCTTGCGCCCCGGTGGCGGCGAGGTGCGGTTGCAGGGGCGGGCTCTGGCCGCTTGGCCCCGGGCCGACTTGGCCCGCCGCCGGGCCGTCTTGCCCCAGCGCTCCCAAATGGCCTTCGCGTTTCGGGCCCTCGACGTGGTTTTGCTGGGCCGCTTGCCCCATGCCGGGCTATCGAGTGCCGGGCAGGATCTGCGGGTGGCCCGGGCGGCCCTGGCGGCGGTCGATGCCCTAGCCCTGGCCGAGCGGCCGTTCACCGCCTTGTCGGGGGGCGAGCAGCAGCGTGTGAGCCTAGCCCGGGTGCTGGCCCAGGTCTGGCCCGAGCCCGGCGCGGCCTGCGGGCGCTTTTTGCTGCTCGACGAACCCACCAGCGCCTTGGACCTCGCCCACCAACACACGGTGATGACCCTGGCCGGGTTGGGGGGCGGGGRRGGGATGGGCGTGCTGGCGGTGCTTCATGATCCCAACCTAGCGGCGCTTTACGCCGACCGGATCGTGGTTCTGGCCCAGGGCCGGGTGGTGGCCGACGGCCCCCCCGACGAGGTCCTGACCGCCGCCCTGTTCGAGCGGGTTTTTGGCCTCAAGGTGGTGATCGGCCGTCACCCGACCCGGGACCGGCCCCAGGTTATGGCGGGGTGA
- a CDS encoding antibiotic biosynthesis monooxygenase family protein, with the protein MFVAMNRFKVLADQAPAFEAIWRGREGRLGRQPGFLSFHLLRGPAAEGHVLYVSHACWRTEADFEAWAHSEAFAAAHRNGGQTRALLSEGPQFEGFTVVLTEGEDGSA; encoded by the coding sequence ATGTTTGTGGCCATGAACCGCTTCAAGGTTCTTGCCGACCAAGCCCCGGCTTTCGAGGCGATCTGGCGCGGGCGCGAGGGGCGCTTGGGCCGCCAGCCCGGCTTTTTGTCGTTTCACCTGCTGCGCGGGCCGGCGGCCGAGGGCCATGTGCTCTATGTCAGCCACGCCTGTTGGCGCACCGAGGCCGACTTCGAGGCTTGGGCCCACTCGGAGGCCTTTGCCGCCGCCCATAGAAACGGCGGCCAGACCCGCGCCTTGTTGAGCGAGGGGCCACAGTTCGAGGGCTTCACGGTGGTGTTGACGGAGGGAGAGGATGGTTCGGCCTGA
- the hutW gene encoding heme anaerobic degradation radical SAM methyltransferase ChuW/HutW: MVRPEPVLADSAGEIPPGARARLGVDPLTEAFAARRPTHWFAGPPQPVDPQATWSALVQHPRTTRAIAYVHVPFCVSHCLFCGFYRHSAPGGFSAPYTDAVIREIEGEAGRPAVAQGAIGAVYLGGGTPTALDADDLARLLKAVRACLPLAGDCEITVEARVHGFDPDKVDACLEAGANRFSVGVQTFDTAVRRRLGRRADRDTVIALLQSLQARDRAVVVCDLMYGLPGQTLDLWLQDVRTVLDLGLDGVDLYALSMFPNSGLARAVTGGHLPAPAPLGGQARLYAEGLALLDGAGWRHLTQAHWARTTRERNLYNQMSREQTPCLAFGAGAGGLLHGYRYTVEGDEATYRARVACGEKPLALVTPLPPDLPRRARLAASLESGRILPEVLEAVAGPGFVQRLAPVLEHWQAAGLITPDPGGPRLTPAGWFWQTNLIAALHDHLSAC; encoded by the coding sequence ATGGTTCGGCCTGAGCCCGTCTTAGCGGATAGCGCGGGGGAGATTCCTCCCGGGGCCCGCGCCCGCCTGGGGGTCGATCCCCTGACCGAGGCCTTTGCGGCACGGCGCCCGACCCACTGGTTCGCCGGGCCACCGCAGCCGGTCGATCCCCAGGCCACCTGGTCCGCCCTGGTCCAGCACCCGCGCACCACGCGGGCCATTGCCTATGTGCATGTGCCGTTTTGCGTGAGCCATTGCCTGTTCTGCGGCTTCTACCGCCATTCGGCGCCGGGCGGGTTCTCGGCGCCCTACACCGATGCGGTGATCCGCGAGATAGAGGGCGAGGCCGGGCGGCCGGCCGTGGCCCAGGGGGCCATCGGGGCCGTCTATCTGGGGGGCGGGACGCCGACCGCCCTCGACGCGGACGATCTGGCCCGGCTGCTCAAAGCCGTGCGCGCCTGCCTGCCGCTGGCCGGCGACTGCGAGATCACGGTGGAGGCGCGGGTGCACGGCTTCGATCCCGACAAGGTCGATGCCTGCTTGGAGGCCGGGGCCAACCGGTTTTCCGTGGGGGTTCAAACCTTTGATACGGCGGTGCGCCGTCGCTTGGGGCGGCGGGCCGATCGCGACACGGTTATCGCCTTGCTCCAGAGCCTGCAAGCCCGCGACCGGGCCGTGGTGGTCTGCGACCTGATGTATGGCTTGCCCGGGCAAACCCTGGACCTGTGGCTCCAGGATGTGCGCACGGTGCTTGATCTCGGTCTCGACGGCGTGGACCTCTATGCCCTGTCGATGTTTCCCAACAGCGGGCTGGCGCGGGCGGTGACCGGCGGGCATTTGCCGGCCCCGGCTCCCCTGGGTGGTCAAGCCCGCCTCTATGCCGAGGGCTTGGCCTTGCTGGATGGCGCCGGCTGGCGGCATCTGACCCAGGCCCACTGGGCCCGCACCACCCGCGAGCGCAATCTTTATAATCAGATGTCGCGGGAACAGACCCCCTGTCTGGCCTTTGGCGCGGGCGCCGGCGGATTGTTGCACGGTTATCGCTACACCGTGGAGGGCGACGAGGCGACCTATCGGGCTCGTGTGGCCTGTGGGGAAAAGCCCCTGGCCCTTGTCACCCCCCTGCCGCCCGACCTGCCCCGGCGGGCCCGTCTGGCCGCCAGCTTGGAGAGTGGGCGGATCCTGCCCGAGGTTCTGGAGGCGGTGGCTGGCCCCGGGTTTGTCCAGCGTCTGGCCCCGGTCTTGGAGCATTGGCAAGCGGCCGGCCTGATCACCCCCGACCCGGGCGGGCCGCGCCTGACCCCGGCCGGCTGGTTTTGGCAAACCAACCTAATCGCCGCCTTGCACGATCACCTGAGTGCCTGTTGA
- the hutX gene encoding heme utilization cystosolic carrier protein HutX, which translates to MTMMSPDPQTALRARLAASSDGVLETLAAEHGLSVREAAACLPPETGLEVSGAHFLEVLSDIASWGEILLLTHTEAGILECKGALPAGTLGHGYYNLRGAGPLGGHLRPEACAALRFVSRPFMGHESHAVWFFAASGAVLFKIFVGRTAQGGLEAEQVARFNALKARLAAAESPHGE; encoded by the coding sequence ATGACCATGATGTCCCCCGATCCCCAGACCGCCTTGCGCGCCCGTCTGGCCGCGTCGTCCGATGGGGTGCTGGAAACCCTGGCCGCCGAGCATGGTCTGAGTGTGCGCGAGGCCGCCGCCTGTCTGCCGCCCGAGACCGGTTTGGAGGTGTCCGGCGCCCATTTCCTGGAGGTTCTGAGCGACATCGCCTCCTGGGGCGAGATCTTGCTGCTGACCCACACCGAAGCGGGGATCTTGGAGTGCAAGGGAGCGCTGCCGGCCGGCACCTTGGGGCACGGCTATTACAACCTTCGTGGCGCCGGACCCCTGGGCGGCCACCTGCGCCCCGAGGCCTGCGCCGCCCTGCGTTTTGTCAGTCGCCCCTTCATGGGGCACGAAAGCCATGCCGTGTGGTTTTTTGCGGCGTCGGGGGCGGTGCTCTTCAAGATCTTCGTCGGCCGCACCGCGCAAGGCGGCTTGGAGGCCGAGCAAGTGGCGCGCTTTAATGCCCTAAAAGCCCGTCTGGCGGCGGCGGAGAGCCCCCATGGCGAATGA
- a CDS encoding NAD(P)H-binding protein yields the protein MANDQAFSLLLFGATRGTGLALAALARAHGLAVVALARSGADTASLQALGCVVEEGDVLDAARVRAVVAAHPDARAVSTLGGGPLGASADHQGVVNVVDALTATGPRRLVLVTSLGVGESRVYASPRLIDAIGPVLDEKGRGEAYARAAGLALTVVRPGGLRDGPADGRGALYDDPQGHGWITRGELARLLLLCLNTPATEGRVLTALGQAEARLPEGVGPAFQ from the coding sequence ATGGCGAATGATCAGGCGTTCTCGCTGCTGCTGTTCGGGGCCACCCGGGGCACCGGCTTGGCCTTGGCCGCGCTGGCCCGTGCCCACGGTCTGGCGGTCGTCGCCCTGGCTCGCTCGGGGGCCGACACCGCGTCGTTGCAGGCTTTGGGCTGCGTCGTCGAGGAGGGCGATGTCTTGGACGCGGCCCGGGTGCGGGCGGTGGTGGCGGCCCATCCCGACGCCCGGGCGGTCAGTACCCTGGGGGGCGGCCCGCTCGGGGCCAGCGCTGATCACCAGGGCGTGGTCAATGTGGTTGATGCCCTGACGGCGACCGGACCCCGGCGGCTGGTGCTGGTCACGTCGCTGGGGGTCGGGGAGAGCCGCGTCTATGCCTCGCCGCGCTTGATCGACGCCATTGGTCCGGTGCTGGATGAAAAAGGGCGGGGTGAAGCCTATGCCCGCGCGGCGGGGCTCGCCTTGACGGTGGTGCGCCCCGGGGGCTTGCGCGACGGGCCGGCCGATGGCCGGGGCGCCTTGTACGACGATCCCCAAGGCCACGGCTGGATTACCCGGGGGGAACTGGCCCGCCTGTTGCTCCTGTGCCTGAATACCCCGGCGACCGAGGGGCGGGTTCTGACCGCGCTGGGGCAGGCCGAGGCCCGCCTGCCCGAGGGGGTGGGGCCGGCATTTCAGTAA